The DNA region AGCTCGGCGTAGCGTCCCATGAGGTCCCCGTCCAGCCCCTCGGCCAGGCTGAGGGTCTGCGCCGCGTCAGAGCCGATGTAGTCGAAGCCCTCGGGGAGGAAGACGAGGCAAGCGCCGCGACCCGGCCGCCTCCCGCACCAGCCCGGCGCAGGCGGCGAAGTTCAGCTCCTTGTCGGGCGTGGGAGGTGACCTGGCCCACGGCCACCAGCGGCTTCAGCCCCGGGGGACCCGCCATGGCGCGGGGTGGGcgcggggagctgcagcacggCGCGGACGTCAGCCCCCCAGGGACCgcggcagccccccccgggaccgcggcagccccccccgggccggcaCGGGTCACCCCCCCGTGTGCGTGGGGTACCTGCCCGGGGTACGGGAGCCGTGCCGGTGTCTCGGGGTGCACGGGTGGGGCCGGGAGCAGGCGGCGCAGCGGGGTCTGGGGCAGCGCTctcagcctggggcaggggggaccccggggtggggaggggggggtcaCGGCTGCTGCCTGGTCCCTGTGCTGGCGGGGGACACGGCCCCGGGGCACCCATGGCCAAGGGGACGGCACTGGCCCCCGCGCAGGGGCCCGTGGGTGGCTCTCACCGGCCAGCCCCCTCCTGCAGTGCCCACGTCagaccccaactgcccccagcacccccaaactgcccccagcaccccccaaaccacacccagctctgccccaggtcagaccccaactgccccagcacccccaaactgcccccagcaccccccaaaccacacccagctctgccccaggtcagaccccacctgccccagcacccccaaactgcccccagcaccccccaaaccacacccagctctgccccaggtcagaccccacctgccccagcacccccaaactgccccagcacccctaaactgcccccagcaccccccgaaccgcccccagctctgccccagatcagaccccaactgccccagcacccccaggtctgCCCCAGGTCAGACCCCAActaccccagcacccccagactGCCCCAggaacccccaaaccacccccagctctgccccagttcagaccccaactgccccaccacccccaaactgccccaggAACCCCCAAACCacgcccagctctgccccaggtcagaccccacctgccccagcacccccaaactgcccagcaccccccgaaccgcccccagctctgccccagatCAGACCCCAActaccccagcacccccagactgcccccagctctgccccaggtcagaccccaactgccccagcacccccaaactgccccaggaacccccaaaccacccccagctctgccccaggtcagaccccacctgccccagcaccccccaaacCACCTCAGtacccccccaaaccacccccagctctgccccaggtcagaccccaactgccccagcacccccaaactgccccagcaccccccaaaaccacgcccagctctgccccaggtcagaccccaactgcccccagcacccccaaaccgcccccagcaccccaaaccgcccccagcacccccaaaccgcccccagcaccccccttctcccccagctccGCCCCACCTCAGCCCCGCACCTGCCCCCAGGCCCCATCAGCCCCCCCCCATCGCCCGCTTTGCCCCAATCCCCCCCCCGCACCACCCCAATCGTCTCCtgcgccccccagcccccccgggccgTACATGCCCCGCCGGCGGCAccgaggggacagggacaaagTCCCCCCACCGCCGCGCCCTCAGCAAAGATGGCGCCGGCGCCGCCTCACCGCGCAGCGCCGCTGCCCTCTACCAAGATGGcgcccggccgagccccgccccGTTTCCGGCCGGCGCCGGAAGGGGCGGGGCCCGCGGTGCGGGAGGGGGGAAGATGGCGGACGGCGCGAaggggcggccggcggcagcgcccggggggAAGGCGCTGACGGCGGAGCAGGTCCGGGCcagggggcggcgggagggcccGGGCGGGGCCctggagccgggggggggggctcgggtGGGCCCTGGCAGCGGCGGGGGTGCCCCGGGGAGGCCtcgggcaccgggggggggtcccgtcACCCTCCCTGTCCCCGCAGGTGGTGGCCCGGTTCAACCGGCTGCGGCAGGAGCAGCGGGGCCTGGCCTCGAAGGCGGccgagctggagctggagctgaacgAGcacaggtgggatgggggatggGTCTGGGGGGGTGTCTGGGCCGCGGGGCCTCCGCCGcctcaccctcctcttcctccccttcctcccagcctgGTCATCGAGACGCTGCGGGAGGTGGACCCCACGCGAAAGTGCTACCGCATGGTGGGCGGCATCTTGGTGGAGCGCACCGTCAAGGAGGTGCTGCCGGCCCTGGAGAACAACAAGGAGCAGGTGAGGGGTGGCCGgcaccccccgggcaccccccggcACACCGGGcacccccccgggcaccccccgggcaccccggcacccccccgggcaccccccgtgtatccccctggacccccccgggcaccccccgtgtaccccggcaccccccgcgcaccccgggacccccccagccccccggagCCAGCCCTTCTCCCAGCTACATCCCCCTGatcccccctctctccccacccctttttttttttccccagatcaGCAAAATCATCGAGACGCTgaaccagcagctgcaggcgAAGGGCCGGGAGCTGAACGAGTTTCGGGAGAAGCACAACATCCGGCTGGTGGGCGAGGAGGACCCCAAGCAGCCCCCCAAGGAGGGGGCCGAGGGTGCCGGGGCCAAGGGCGGCTCGGCCGGCGTCCTGGTCTCCTAGCTCCCCCGCCCTCCCCCTCGCTGCTCAGCATCCTGCgtgttgtggttttgttaaataaatgtcttttttttttttttttttttctcatttggtcACGGGCCGAGCGTGGGCGCTGGGGGTGGTGAGGAGAGGGGGGCAGCGAATtggggggggggccctgggggacGCCAGAACGGGGCCGGACCCCCCAGCTTGGCTCGCCGCGGGGTGACCCGGTGCCACTGTCCCCTCTCTGCGGGGGGAGGTGGCATTTTGGGGGTGTTGGGAGGGGCAGTGGTGGCTCCGGGCCGGCCTTGGCCGCTGTTTTCTCCTCCTGGCCGGCAGCTGCGGCATCGCGGCCAGCGCCGGAGCCGCTGCCCCGGCCTCAGCGCCTGCAACGCTGCAGGGGGGACCCCAAagtcggggggggggtgtgcgcACACGCGCGTGCACCCCGAAAGGCAGGGACGGGGGACGTGGCGGAGGGGCAGGTCCCTGGGGGGGCACACGGGGACCCCGGGACGCGCACCCCGGAGGGGACGGGGAGCCGGTGGCGGCAGCGGGGTGGGACGGGGTCACCGTCACCGGTGCTCGGAGCGCGGCAGAGGCCGGCGCGTGCCGGTGCGCGGCACCCCAGGGtgcggcggtggcggggggggggggacacgtgGCCGCTGTTGACTGTACACAGCCCCCACGCACGGCGTCACCCGCCACCGGGCCCAGCCGGTTCCCTGTGGCCACCGGCCCCATATAAGACCGGTGACaccggggctggcaggggacaccatggagggggccggggggccgcggcTGGCGGAGGCCGAGCGGGAGAGCCTGCTGGGCTGCGTCCACGGCGTCTCCGGGCCCGGTACCGCCAGCGGGGACGGGGCCAGCGGCCTTTTTTGGCCCCAAAAtggggccggagcggggccaggggagcgCTCGGGGAAGAAGGGACGGGGTTGGGGGCGGgttggggacagggcaggggggcCGGCGGGTTGGGGGCGGCTCGGGGTGACGGCGGCGTGTCCCCGCAGTGGTGACGGCCACCCGCATGGCCGGGGCGGCCATGTACGAGCTGGTGCGCGTGGGGCACGCGGAGCTGGTGGGGGAGATCATCCGGCTGGAGGGGGACATGGCCACGCTCCAGGTCTACGAGGAGACCTGTATCCTGCCTGTCCCCTcgccacccccggccccccccgacccccccccgccacccctgccctcccctgtccccctctGTCCCCCCATCCTCCTGTGCCCCCCGCCCTGTCTTGTCCCCCTCCCCtgtccctcctgtccccctctgtcccccccatcctcctgtgccccccaccctgtcTTGTCCCCCTCCCCTGTCCCTCTctgccccccctgccctcccctgtcccctcccgtgccccccacctccccatcctgcccttcccttcctcccctggccccctccctgccctgtcctgcctTCTGTC from Pelecanus crispus isolate bPelCri1 chromosome 22, bPelCri1.pri, whole genome shotgun sequence includes:
- the PFDN2 gene encoding prefoldin subunit 2, whose product is MADGAKGRPAAAPGGKALTAEQVVARFNRLRQEQRGLASKAAELELELNEHSLVIETLREVDPTRKCYRMVGGILVERTVKEVLPALENNKEQISKIIETLNQQLQAKGRELNEFREKHNIRLVGEEDPKQPPKEGAEGAGAKGGSAGVLVS